One region of Sus scrofa isolate TJ Tabasco breed Duroc chromosome 3, Sscrofa11.1, whole genome shotgun sequence genomic DNA includes:
- the THUMPD1 gene encoding THUMP domain-containing protein 1, translating to MAAPVQQPLQPGGGKRKGKAQYLQAKRARRCEGGGPRQLEPGLQGILITCNMNERKCVEEAYSLLNEYGDDMYGPEKFSDKDQQPSGSEGEDDDDVEAALKKEVGDIKASTEMRLRRFQSVESGANNVVFIRTLGIEPEKLVHHILQDMYKTKKKKTRVILRMLPISGTCKAFLEDMKKYAETFLEPWFKAPNKGTFQIVYKSRNNSHMNREEVIKELAGIVGSLNSENKVDLTNPQYTVVVEIIKAVCCLSVVKDYTLLRKYNLQEVVKSAKDSSQLNPKQAAQAGNGKEAKLESGDKSNQNDPAEGKNNQQMVPEKSEELDHTEPTSETQVVSEGEAKPELARQVTEGSELSKNDLS from the exons ATGGCGGCCCCCGTCCAGCAGCCTCTTCAGCCTGGTGGCGGGAAGCGCAAGGGCAAGGCTCAGTACCTGCAGGCCAAGCGGGCTCGGCGCTGCGAAGGCGGCGGGCCCCGGCAGTTGGAGCCGGGGCTACAGGGCATTCTCATCACCTGCAACATGAATGAGCGCAAGTGTGTGGAGGAGGCCTACAGTCTGCTCAACGAATACGGCGACGACATGTACGGGCCAGAAAAG TTTTCAGACAAGGATCAGCAACCCTCAGGGAGTGAGGGAGAAGACGATGATGATGTGGAGGCTGCCTTGAAGAAAGAAGTTGGTGACATTAAGGCATCCACAGAGATGAGGTTAAGAAGATTCCAGTCAGTGGAGAGTGGAGCAAATAATGTCGTCTTCATCAGGACTCTTGGCATAG AACCTGAGAAATTAGTGCATCATATTCTCCAAGATATGTACAAAACCAAGAAGAAGAAGACTCGAGTTATTCTACGAATGTTACCCATCTCAGGCACATGCAAGGCTTTCTTAGAAGATATGAAAAAATACGCAGAAACATTTTTGGAACCTTGGTTTAAAGCTCCAAACAAAGGAACATTTCAGATTGTATACAAATCTCGGAATAATAGTCATATGAATAGAGAAGAAGTTATCAAAGAATTGGCAG GAATAGTAGGCAGCCTTAATTCGGAAAATAAAGTGGATCTTACCAATCCACAGTACACCGTGGTAGTAGAAATCATTAAAGCTGTCTGCTGCCTGAGTGTTGTGAAGGATTACACGTTGCTCAGAAAATACAATCTCCAGGAAGTGGTGAAGAGTGCCAAGGACTCATCACAGCTTAACCCGAAGCAGGCAGCACAAGCAGGAAATGGTAAAGAAGCTAAATTGGAGTCTGGtgacaaatcaaatcaaaatgacccagcagaaggaaaaaataaccaACAGATGGTGCCAGAGAAGAGTGAGGAGCTGGATCACACAGAACCAACATCTGAGACACAGGTGGTGAGTGAGGGGGAAGCTAAACCTGAACTTGCACGTCAAGTCACAGAAGGATCTGAGTTAAGTAAAAATGACCtctcctaa
- the THUMPD1 gene encoding THUMP domain-containing protein 1 isoform X2 yields the protein MAAPVQQPLQPGGGKRKGKAQYLQAKRARRCEGGGPRQLEPGLQGILITCNMNERKCVEEAYSLLNEYGDDMYGPEKFSDKDQQPSGSEGEDDDDVEAALKKEVGDIKASTEMRLRRFQSVESGANNVVFIRTLGIEPEKLVHHILQDMYKTKKKKTRVILRMLPISGTCKAFLEDMKKYAETFLEPWFKAPNKGTFQIVYKSRNNSHMNREEVIKELAGIVGSLNSENKVDLTNPQYTVVVEIIKAVCCLSVVKDYTLLRKYNLQEVVKSAKDSSQLNPKQAAQAGNGKEAKLESGDKSNQNDPAEGKNNQQMVPEKSEELDHTEPTSETQVRSVDIRNLEMNRRKL from the exons ATGGCGGCCCCCGTCCAGCAGCCTCTTCAGCCTGGTGGCGGGAAGCGCAAGGGCAAGGCTCAGTACCTGCAGGCCAAGCGGGCTCGGCGCTGCGAAGGCGGCGGGCCCCGGCAGTTGGAGCCGGGGCTACAGGGCATTCTCATCACCTGCAACATGAATGAGCGCAAGTGTGTGGAGGAGGCCTACAGTCTGCTCAACGAATACGGCGACGACATGTACGGGCCAGAAAAG TTTTCAGACAAGGATCAGCAACCCTCAGGGAGTGAGGGAGAAGACGATGATGATGTGGAGGCTGCCTTGAAGAAAGAAGTTGGTGACATTAAGGCATCCACAGAGATGAGGTTAAGAAGATTCCAGTCAGTGGAGAGTGGAGCAAATAATGTCGTCTTCATCAGGACTCTTGGCATAG AACCTGAGAAATTAGTGCATCATATTCTCCAAGATATGTACAAAACCAAGAAGAAGAAGACTCGAGTTATTCTACGAATGTTACCCATCTCAGGCACATGCAAGGCTTTCTTAGAAGATATGAAAAAATACGCAGAAACATTTTTGGAACCTTGGTTTAAAGCTCCAAACAAAGGAACATTTCAGATTGTATACAAATCTCGGAATAATAGTCATATGAATAGAGAAGAAGTTATCAAAGAATTGGCAG GAATAGTAGGCAGCCTTAATTCGGAAAATAAAGTGGATCTTACCAATCCACAGTACACCGTGGTAGTAGAAATCATTAAAGCTGTCTGCTGCCTGAGTGTTGTGAAGGATTACACGTTGCTCAGAAAATACAATCTCCAGGAAGTGGTGAAGAGTGCCAAGGACTCATCACAGCTTAACCCGAAGCAGGCAGCACAAGCAGGAAATGGTAAAGAAGCTAAATTGGAGTCTGGtgacaaatcaaatcaaaatgacccagcagaaggaaaaaataaccaACAGATGGTGCCAGAGAAGAGTGAGGAGCTGGATCACACAGAACCAACATCTGAGACACAGGTG AGAAGTGTTGATATAAGAAACCTGGAGATGAACCGAAGAaagttgtga
- the THUMPD1 gene encoding THUMP domain-containing protein 1 isoform X1, with protein MAAPVQQPLQPGGGKRKGKAQYLQAKRARRCEGGGPRQLEPGLQGILITCNMNERKCVEEAYSLLNEYGDDMYGPEKFSDKDQQPSGSEGEDDDDVEAALKKEVGDIKASTEMRLRRFQSVESGANNVVFIRTLGIEPEKLVHHILQDMYKTKKKKTRVILRMLPISGTCKAFLEDMKKYAETFLEPWFKAPNKGTFQIVYKSRNNSHMNREEVIKELAGIVGSLNSENKVDLTNPQYTVVVEIIKAVCCLSVVKDYTLLRKYNLQEVVKSAKDSSQLNPKQAAQAGNGKEAKLESGDKSNQNDPAEGKNNQQMVPEKSEELDHTEPTSETQVGESKPIWRRKFWSIWINTG; from the exons ATGGCGGCCCCCGTCCAGCAGCCTCTTCAGCCTGGTGGCGGGAAGCGCAAGGGCAAGGCTCAGTACCTGCAGGCCAAGCGGGCTCGGCGCTGCGAAGGCGGCGGGCCCCGGCAGTTGGAGCCGGGGCTACAGGGCATTCTCATCACCTGCAACATGAATGAGCGCAAGTGTGTGGAGGAGGCCTACAGTCTGCTCAACGAATACGGCGACGACATGTACGGGCCAGAAAAG TTTTCAGACAAGGATCAGCAACCCTCAGGGAGTGAGGGAGAAGACGATGATGATGTGGAGGCTGCCTTGAAGAAAGAAGTTGGTGACATTAAGGCATCCACAGAGATGAGGTTAAGAAGATTCCAGTCAGTGGAGAGTGGAGCAAATAATGTCGTCTTCATCAGGACTCTTGGCATAG AACCTGAGAAATTAGTGCATCATATTCTCCAAGATATGTACAAAACCAAGAAGAAGAAGACTCGAGTTATTCTACGAATGTTACCCATCTCAGGCACATGCAAGGCTTTCTTAGAAGATATGAAAAAATACGCAGAAACATTTTTGGAACCTTGGTTTAAAGCTCCAAACAAAGGAACATTTCAGATTGTATACAAATCTCGGAATAATAGTCATATGAATAGAGAAGAAGTTATCAAAGAATTGGCAG GAATAGTAGGCAGCCTTAATTCGGAAAATAAAGTGGATCTTACCAATCCACAGTACACCGTGGTAGTAGAAATCATTAAAGCTGTCTGCTGCCTGAGTGTTGTGAAGGATTACACGTTGCTCAGAAAATACAATCTCCAGGAAGTGGTGAAGAGTGCCAAGGACTCATCACAGCTTAACCCGAAGCAGGCAGCACAAGCAGGAAATGGTAAAGAAGCTAAATTGGAGTCTGGtgacaaatcaaatcaaaatgacccagcagaaggaaaaaataaccaACAGATGGTGCCAGAGAAGAGTGAGGAGCTGGATCACACAGAACCAACATCTGAGACACAGGTG